TGAATGCCAACCAAGAGTACAGGTCAGGTTTGTTGGCTTTCAGTTTTTCTTCAACTGATAAGTCAAATGGAGTGTGCAGCAAAGAGCAAGAGCTGGAGATCCACAAACGGTCGCCCAGTTTGGCTTGCAGAGGCTCAACAGTTTCCAAAACTTTGTTTAGGTTGGCGCGCCAAATGTTGCGGCCGTCGATAACGCCGGCAGACAGAACTTTGTCGTAGTCGGCAAATGCGTCCAGTTGCTCAGGGGCGCGTACCAGGTCGATGTGCAGGCCGTCAACAGGCAGGGATTTCAACAATGCGGCGTGTTCGGCAACAGAACCGAAGTAAGTGCTCAACAGGATTTTGGCGCTTACTTTGCTCAAAGTAGCGTAAACGTCTTTGTATGCTTCTACCCACTCTTTAGGCAGGTCAACAGTCAAAGCAGGTTCGTCGATTTGAATCCACTCGGCACCTGCTTCAACCAAAGCAGTCAGGATTTCAACGTAAACAGGCAACAGTTTAGGCAACAGGCTCAGACGGTCGAATTCAACGGCGCCTTTTTCTTTACCGACCCACAGGAAAGTCAACGGACCCACAACGGTCGGTTTGGCTTTCAGGCCCAAAGCTTGGGCTTCTTGCAACTGTTGAACGTAGTGTTTGGCATTGGCTTTGAATTCGGTATCGGAGTGGAATTCAGGCACCAAGTAGTGGTAGTTGGTGTCGAACCATTTGGTCATTTCGATAGCGAATTGGTCTTTGTTACCACGGGCCAGTTGGAAGAATTGTTCCAAAGACAGGTTTTGGCTGTCGAAGCCGAAACGGGCAGGGATGGCACCGGTAGCAACTTGCAGGTCGAGGATGTGGTCGTAGAAAGTGAAATCGCCTGCAGCAACGAAATCAGCGTTGGCAGCAGCTTGGTGTTTCCAGTTTTTCTCGCGCAAGTCTTTAGCAACAGCCAGCAATTCTTGCTCGCTGATTTCTTTGCGCCAGTATTTTTCTTGTGCGAATTTCAATTCGCGGAAGGCTCCGACGCGCGGGAAGCCTGAAAAATGCAATGTTGTCATGTTAACTCTCCTAGTTGGAATTTTTAATCAGGCCGGTATGGCCTGAATGTTCGATATTGTAAATCAGAATGGGGAGGCCGTCTGTTTTATTAACGGGGACGCACACCCAAAATATGGCAGATGGCGTAAGTCAGTTCGCTGCGGTTGAGGGTGTAGAAGTGGAAGTCTTTGACACCTTCGCGAGAGAGGACTTTGACCATATCGATGGCGATGCTGGCGGCAACAAGGTTGCGCGTGCCTTGGTCGTTATCCAAACCTTCGTACATTTTAGACAGCCAGCTTGGGATTTTGACGTTGGTCACTTGGGCCATTTTGGTCAATTGTTTGAAATTGGTTACAGGCAGGATGCCGGGAACGATTTCAACGTCGATGCCCATCATCACGCAACGGTCGCGGAAGCGCAGATAGCTTTCCACGTCGAAGAAGAATTGGGTGATAACGTGGTTTGCACCCGCATCAATTTTGCGTTTCAGATTGATCAAGTCGGCTTGAGCGGATTTGGCTTCCGGGTGTACCTCAGGATAGGCTGCTACGGAAATGTCAAAGTCGGCAACGGAGCGCAACAGTTTGACCAAATCTTCGGCATAGAAAGGTTTTTTCTCGTAGCCGGGCGGCTCGTCGCCACGTAGGGCAACGATGCGGCGGATACCGCTGTCCCAATAGTCTTTGGCAATTTGACGCAACTCGTCAGGGCTGGCATCGATACCGGTCAAGTGAGGGGCGGCTTCAAGGCCGGTTTCTTGTTGGATGCGTTTAACGATGCTGTGAGTGCGGTCGCGCTCGCCTGAGTTTGCACCGTAAGTTACGGAAACAAATTT
Above is a genomic segment from Neisseria subflava containing:
- the metF gene encoding methylenetetrahydrofolate reductase, which gives rise to MNHAREINALNHSLSDLKGDINVSFEFFPPKNEQMETMLWDSIHRLQTLHPKFVSVTYGANSGERDRTHSIVKRIQQETGLEAAPHLTGIDASPDELRQIAKDYWDSGIRRIVALRGDEPPGYEKKPFYAEDLVKLLRSVADFDISVAAYPEVHPEAKSAQADLINLKRKIDAGANHVITQFFFDVESYLRFRDRCVMMGIDVEIVPGILPVTNFKQLTKMAQVTNVKIPSWLSKMYEGLDNDQGTRNLVAASIAIDMVKVLSREGVKDFHFYTLNRSELTYAICHILGVRPR